One part of the Dyadobacter sp. 676 genome encodes these proteins:
- a CDS encoding SusD/RagB family nutrient-binding outer membrane lipoprotein, producing the protein MRNISYIPQLMLVLALLLTACEKFLDVNVDKTLKGDATMQELLPTAQFYTAEASFQQAYVACQYAQQLGSALGANGIDTYAETDNTLGWSALYLYALPQLNTIIKKGREEAAPAYVGIAKVLTAYNLGLATVNWENVPCSQADQKNFTPAYDTQEQIYDTIAGLLDEAVVELGRNTGAKPGSEDLVYQGDLGKWTRLAYSLRARYLWHGSAKNPQQTAQAALAALEKGMQGNEDDFQLQYNSKNLSPWYSKVAVPNTTGNLSVTFANTLVDLFNGTAQGVADPRLSKVIGLKNNQTVYSGVVPGSGSGSTVDLNSKAWHSNIDSPLVMMTYSELKGIEAEARLVRHGGAGTSGEGYAAYREMISANMKKVGVADADIDAFLKNSKIDIGASKLTAEQIIREKFKSMLLIGDIWTDIRKYNYLDFPMPANPNPDLHGQRIQRMKYPDSEITRNSKAVLANQKAPEAAMWLIEK; encoded by the coding sequence ATGAGAAATATCAGCTATATACCCCAACTAATGCTTGTGCTGGCGCTGCTACTGACGGCTTGCGAGAAGTTCCTGGACGTCAACGTCGATAAAACGCTCAAAGGCGACGCCACCATGCAGGAGCTTCTTCCAACGGCCCAATTTTACACCGCAGAGGCCAGTTTTCAACAGGCATACGTGGCGTGCCAGTATGCGCAGCAGCTGGGAAGTGCGCTGGGCGCCAACGGGATCGACACCTATGCCGAAACAGACAATACGCTGGGGTGGTCCGCGCTCTATTTATATGCCTTGCCGCAGTTGAACACCATTATCAAAAAGGGCCGGGAGGAAGCGGCACCGGCCTATGTAGGCATTGCAAAAGTGCTTACGGCCTATAACCTCGGACTAGCGACGGTCAATTGGGAGAATGTTCCCTGCTCGCAGGCGGACCAGAAAAATTTCACCCCTGCATACGACACGCAGGAGCAGATTTACGACACAATTGCCGGATTGCTGGACGAAGCGGTGGTCGAACTCGGCCGGAACACGGGCGCAAAGCCCGGCAGTGAGGATCTCGTTTACCAGGGCGACCTGGGCAAGTGGACGAGGCTGGCCTATTCGTTACGTGCACGCTACCTGTGGCATGGCTCTGCGAAAAATCCGCAACAGACCGCTCAGGCAGCGCTTGCCGCATTGGAAAAGGGGATGCAGGGGAACGAGGATGATTTTCAGTTGCAATACAATTCCAAAAACCTGAGCCCCTGGTATAGCAAGGTGGCTGTTCCGAATACTACTGGAAATCTTTCGGTAACCTTCGCGAATACCCTGGTCGACCTGTTCAACGGAACGGCCCAGGGCGTGGCGGATCCGCGGCTTTCCAAAGTGATCGGTTTGAAGAATAATCAGACCGTCTATTCCGGCGTAGTGCCAGGCTCGGGGAGTGGTTCGACGGTCGATCTGAATAGCAAAGCCTGGCATTCAAACATCGATTCGCCGCTTGTAATGATGACTTACTCCGAGCTGAAAGGCATCGAGGCCGAAGCAAGGTTGGTCCGGCATGGCGGTGCGGGTACGTCCGGAGAAGGTTATGCGGCGTATCGGGAAATGATTTCTGCTAATATGAAGAAAGTAGGAGTGGCCGATGCCGATATCGACGCTTTTCTGAAAAACAGTAAAATTGACATAGGTGCTTCCAAACTGACCGCAGAGCAAATCATCAGGGAAAAATTCAAATCCATGTTGCTGATCGGGGACATCTGGACAGACATCCGGAAATATAACTACCTCGATTTTCCGATGCCGGCCAATCCCAATCCGGATTTACATGGCCAACGCATTCAGCGAATGAAGTACCCTGATTCGGAGATCACCCGCAACTCGAAAGCAGTGCTAGCCAATCAGAAGGCCCCCGAAGCGGCGATGTGGCTGATCGAAAAGTAA